From a region of the Cucumis sativus cultivar 9930 chromosome 6, Cucumber_9930_V3, whole genome shotgun sequence genome:
- the LOC101207103 gene encoding uncharacterized protein LOC101207103, with protein sequence MMAQKHLHELLEQDQEPFHLNTYIAEKRVNLKRVSPKTHLQVKKRKPISTNSIFPGNFCRNACFTSFHPSPDFRKSPLFEFRSPARNSPCKSPNAIFLHIPARTAGLLLEAALKIHKQKSSSKTKKSQIKNQGFARFGSVLKRLTLRNRNNNRETEACGSGTDLASFGQRKSSIRRQTVQGETSSNNGRSSYGFWSETNEEGGSMDLGTSCSSQSEDSEETSVAYFGEDYCESPFRFVLQRSPSFGCRTPDFLSPAASPCGRNKEDIVVAESLNKFQVEEDEEDKEQCSPVSVLDAPFDDSYDEGHGDRERDGDGDAEDYDMECSYATVQRTKQQLLNKLRRFERLADLDPIELEKIMLEEEQDENNYNYFDNGECEYYNESVQWDNENDIEWFVEEVASDANFCKSKQFLPQDMRKLVADLVAEEEADRSSDNTREEVIQRVCNRLELWKEVEFNTIDMMVEEDLRKEVGEWKENQEQRVEAATDLELAIFSLLVEELAVELAC encoded by the exons atgatGGCTCAAAAGCATTTGCACGAGTTATTGGAACAGGATCAAGAGCCTTTTCATTTGAACACCTACATTGCCGAGAAACGGGTTAATCTCAAAAGGGTTTCGCCTAAAACCCATTTGCAAGTTAAGAAACGAAAACCCATCTCCACCAATTCAATTTTCCCGGGAAATTTCTGTAGAAATGCTTGTTTTACGTCCTTCCACCCTTCGCCGGACTTTAGGAAATCTCCGTTATTTGAGTTTCGTTCTCCCGCGAGAAATAGCCCTTGCAAGAGCCCTAATGCTATCTTCCTTCATATCCCTGCTAGAACCGCTGGTTTGCTTCTTGAAGCTGCTCTCAAGATTCACAAACAGAAATCGTcttccaaaactaaaaaatccCAGATTAAGAATCAAGGGTTTGCGCGATTTGGGTCTGTTTTAAAGAGGTTAACTCTTCGTAATCGGAATAATAACCGTGAAACTGAAGCTTGTGGTAGTGGGACGGATTTAGCGTCATTTGGGCAAAGAAAAAGCTCCATTCGAAGGCAAACAGTGCAGGGTGAGACAAGTTCCAACAATGGAAGGTCTAGCTATGGCTTCTGGTCTGAAACCAACGAAGAAGGAGGATCAATGGATTTAGGAACATCGTGTAGTAGCCAATCTGAGGATTCAGAGGAGACTTCCGTGGCTTATTTTGGAGAAGATTACTGCGAAAGTCCTTTCCGGTTTGTTCTTCAGCGTAGCCCATCCTTCGGTTGCCGGACGCCGGATTTTCTCTCTCCGGCGGCCTCTCCTTGTGGCCGTAACAAAGAG GACATAGTCGTTGCAGAAAGCTTGAATAAATTTCaagtagaagaagatgaagaagataagGAACAATGTAGTCCTGTGTCTGTATTGGATGCTCCTTTCGACGATAGCTACGATGAAGGGCATGGCGACCGGGAGAGGGATGGCGATGGAGACGCAGAAGACTATGATATGGAATGCAGCTATGCAACTGTGCAAA GAACAAAGCAGCAACTATTAAACAAGCTTCGGAGGTTCGAGAGACTTGCAGACTTGGACCCAATTGAACTTGAGAAAATAATGCTAGAGGAAGAACAAGACGAGAACAATTACAACTATTTTGATAATGGGGAGTGTGAGTACTACAATGAGTCAGTTCAATGGGATAACGAAAATGACATTGAATGGTTTGTGGAAGAGGTCGCGAGCGATGCAAACTTCTGTAAATCCAAACAATTTCTTCCTCAAGACATGAGGAAACTTGTTGCCGATCTCGTTGCCGAAGAAGAGGCAGATAGAAGCAGTGACAATACAAGAGAAGAGGTGATTCAAAGAGTTTGCAATAGGTTGGAGCTGTGGAAGGAGGTGGAATTCAACACCATTGACATGATGGTGGAAGAAGATTTGAGGAAGGAGGTTGGTGAGTGGAAGGAAAACCAAGAGCAGAGAGTAGAAGCAGCCACTGATTTGGAGCTTGCAATCTTCAGCCTGTTGGTGGAGGAATTGGCAGTTGAACTTGCTTGTTGA